TTTATCATTGTTCGCTATTAGACAGATATATTTCTCCGTATTATCTCGTAGTTTTTTTCAGAAATCAAATATGACTCCTATATAGTACGGAACGCAATTGTCATATTTTTTTCTTTGTGGGTTGTCAATAGTCAAAAGTCAATAGTCCAAAAAAGCTTGATTAAAGACCATTGACTCTTGACTATTGACTGCCATCGCCAAAAATATGTGTGCCAGTTGCGTAAGTCCTGGTTTAAACTCGGTGAGGGAATGTATATCTCTGGAAAGGTTGATCATGGTGTTAGCATTTTATTAGCATCTAATAGAATGTTAATAAGTGTTTGTCAATTTTGTTAATAAAATTCTGAAACTTCAAAGTTGAGACTTTGCTTAAACCTGGTTTGAGGGAGCGATCGCTATTTTTGATAAACTTTCAATAGCAAATTCACGCCGTGTGCTGAGAAGCCAACGCGTTCAACTTAAAACCCCTCTTCACGTCAGCAAAGAGGGGTAATGTTTTTGAGTGTAGAGTCAGAACATTTAACTTTAGCGCTTATGCAGTTTGCCTCTAGATTTATTTGACAAATCACCTCTAACTACTAACTCTACTCAAATAACCTGAAATAAGGGTAGCGTACAGGAACTCCTGGCTCCTTCTCCAAATCAAAATTAATCACTTCCCAGGAAGGATCTTCTGAAGAGTCGGGGCTAAATTCTACAGGTAAGCCATAAAGACGCGCAGATGAGGCTTCCGGCTGTCCAGAACGCCAAGGTGTGCTGCGTTCTAAATAGCCACTCATCAATTCCTGATAACGTCTAGCAATAATTACTCGTGTTGCTCGGTAGCCCTGAGTATATAACTTATCTAGCGCTTCGTGAATTTCAAAGCGAATGCCATCGGGATGAGTATGTTGTCTATACCATTCATTATTCCACCTCCGCCAATGACGCCCAGACTGGAGATGGATCAATTCTCCATTTTTCGGATTAGCTTCAAAAGCGCCATGACGCGGACACAAATAAGTATCAGTTAGTGTCAGTGCCGGAATAGTCTGACGACAGTGGGGGCACTGAATTTCGGGGCCAAATATGGGGTACTGCAAGCCTGGATTCATCATGAAGTGCGTACAAACATAGTTTCGTATTCACCAGCACCAGTGGGTTGGATTTTACACTTCGGCTCCTATACTTTGGGGAATTTATTCACCGCAGCAAACACATAAAGTTGCAGCGGGGACAAATTTCACCAGTATCTTCCTCAGTGTAGAGGGTTGACACCATGATATTCTGGTTGTGCAACCAGCCTCAAAGGTTGGAGTTTCTCCAGTGTTCCTGGGTACCATATTCATATTCTATCGTGTCTACTGCTTCTTACTGGCCATCTCCCGATTTTTCCCAAGCAGCCTTTGTTGCAGCCAATGCTGTTGTTATCGGTTCGGTAAACATCGCCGCAGGGGCAAGCATTTGGTATGCAGCCGTAGTTCGGGCTGATGTGGAGCGGATTGACATTGGCGAATGTACAAACATTCAAGATGGAGCAATTCTACATGGCGACCCAGGTTTACCAACAATCTTAGAAGATCATGTCACTGTAGGGCATCGTGCTGTGGTACATTCCGCCCACATTGAACGTGGCACTTTGATTGGCATTGGCGCAGTGATTTTAGATGGGGTACGAGTGGGTGCTGGTAGCATTATTGGCGCTGGTGCAGTGGTAACTAAGGATGTACCCCCCTTATCTCTTGTAGTCGGGATTCCTGGAAAAGTGTTACGTAAAGTAACAGACACCGAAGCCGCAGAACTAATTGAACACGCCGAACGTTACAAAAAGTTAGCTTTGGTTCATGCTGGTAAGGGGAGTGATATTGGCTTTAATTAGCCCTTGTGTGGGTGCAGGGGGGCAGGGGTGCAGGGGGGCAGGGGTGCAGGGGGGCAGGGGAGATGAGGGAGATGAGGGAGATGAGGGAGAATGACAACTGACCACTGACAACTGACAATTGACTCTTACTTTAAAGATTCTTTACATATAGGTCTGGAAAAAATGCCCAGTTCAGCTAAAAATAAAAAATGAGAACAGTTGACAAAACTTTAATTTCTACTTAAAAGAGGGGTTCTAGATATGGATGGTATTGATTTTCGTGTAGTGATCGTTTTAGCACCAGTGATTATTGCTGCTAGCTGGGCTGTATTTAATATTGGCGCTGCTGCTTTAAGGCAAATTCAAGGCTTTTTGGATAAAGAAGCCTAAATCTCAGTTAAAATCATCGATATTTAGCCGGCTGTTTCTCTGTTAATGGGGCAGTCGGTTTTATTGTTAATTGTCAGTGGTCAGTTGTCATATCATTAGGACTTACGCGCATTGTCATATATTTTTGACAAAAATCGTCCAAAGTCAAGAGTCAAAAGTCCAAAAACCTTGACTTTTTACCCTTGACTATTGAACGCCAGTCGCTACAACGGAGGGAACCTCCGCAACGCGCTGGCTCCTATTGACTGCCATCACAGAAAATATGTGTGCCAGTTGCGTAAGTCCTGATCATGTCCGGTTAATTAGTTATGATTTCCACAGTCATTGCACCCCACCCCCAACCCCTCCCCGTTCACGGGGAGGGGAGCAAAAGCGCAGCTTTGGCGGGGTGGGGTTCTTCGATTTTAATAAGTAATCAAGCGGACATAATATCAGTTATCAGTTGTTCTTATCCTTATTCTTCTCATCTCCCCTGCTCCCCCGCTCCCCCGCCCCTCTGCACCCATTGTGGATATCGATTCTTTACTACAATCATTTCAACGCTTTGGTGTCCATCTGGGACTCTATCGCATTGTCAAACTCTTGGCAAATCTCGGCAACCCCCATCACCAAGTTCCAATAATTCACGTTGCTGGTAGTAATGGCAAAGGTTCAGTCTGTGCCTATCTTTCCTCAGTACTCACTGAGGCTGGTTATCGTACAGGACGCTACATTTCTCCGCATTTAGTCGATTGGACGGAACGCATTTGTCTGAATGAACAGCCGATTTCTTCAGAGGCATTGAGCCAATTATTACAGCAAGTGCAAGCGGCGATTCGTCCTGATGAAGAATCACCAACTCAGTTTGAAGTAATTACCGCAGCAGCTTGGTTGTATTTTGCCCAGCAGCAAGTTGATGTAGCAGTGATAGAAGTCGGGTTAGGAGGGCGCTTAGATGCTACCAATGTCTGTTCAAAGCCTTTGGTTAGCGTCATCACTTCCATTAGCCGCGAACATTGGCAGCAACTAGGCCCTACTGTGGCTGACATTGCTAGAGAAAAAGCAGGTATTCTCAAACCTGGATGTCCTGCTGTGATTGGGCCATTGCCACCGGATGCTCTTTTAGTTGTGCGATCGCGTATTCAAGAATTACAATGCCCAATTGTGACACCGCAACCTGCACGTCAAATCGCTTTTGGTTGGGCAGAATATCAAACAAGTAAAAGCGACTGGGGATTAGGAACTGGGGACTGGGGATTGGTTGAAGATACTAAAACAATTAAATATCCTCTACCATTACAGGGACAAATTCAACTAACTAATTCAGCTATAGCTTTAGCCACTTTAGAAATTCTCCAAAAACAAGGTTGGCAGATTTCTGAAGAAGCCATAATCAACGGTATGGTAAAAACCAAATGGCCAGGGCGAATGCAATGGATTACTTGGAGAAACCAAAAATTATTAATTGATGGCGCTCATAATCCTGCCGCTGCCCAAGTTTTGCGTGATTATGTAGATACCCTAGATACCCAAACAGTAACTTGGGTGATAGGAATGCTTTCTACTAAAGAACATGCTGATATTTTCAAAGCTTTACTACGACCAAATGACCGATTATATTTAGTGCCAGTACCAGATCATAGTTCAGCCGAGCCAGTTGAATTAGCAAATCTAGCTGGTGAAATTTGCCCTGAATTAAGCCTTTGTCAAACAGATGTAAATTTATTATCAGCACTAGAATCAGCTTTTGCTTTAAAAAATACTTTAGTGGTTTTGTGTGGTTCCCTCTATTTAATAGGACATTTTTTAAGAATAAATAATGGGGAATAGGGAACGGCGAATTGGTAATTAATTATTAGACTTCTTGCATAAATCTTTTTTTGTCTCACGCAAAGGCGCAAAGACGCAAAGAAAAGAACGCTAAGAACGACTTTTGCAAGAGGTCTATTTTCTTTTTACTCCCTCATCCCCCTCATCCCCCTCATCTCCCCTGCTCCCCCGCTCCCCTGCCCCCCTGCTCCCCCGCTCCCCCGCTCCCTATTTCCCATTTGCAAAATCTATCTATTATTCCACTCTTGCGCTGCATCTTCTACAGCTTTATCTACAGTTTTCTCCCCTAACATTGCTGCTTGTAAGTTCTCGTAAATTGCCTTTTGAAGTTTGTTAAAATCCTTCAATGTCGGGGTTAAAATTTCTGCTTGTTGCAGTTGTTTGGCACTAATAACTCTTGCCTTTTCCACTGTTGAAGCTGTTGCTGGCACATCTTTAAAATAACTATCAGACAGTGCTTTGACTGTGGATGGCAAGACATTAGCAGCTTTCGCAAAAGCTAGCTGATTTTCGTCATTGGTGACAAATAAAGCAAATTTAACAGCCGCATCTGGATTTTTGGTTGCACGCGGTACAACTATGTTCATTACAGCGACATTTTTCTTACCTGTATCACCTGTAAGTTGGGGTGCTATGGCTGACGCTTGAGCAACTTTTGGGGCATTATTAGCAATGGTTTTGAGAAACTCTGGCCCAGAAGCCAAGAACGCTGTCTCTCCAGCTTGGTATAAATCAATTGCATGGCGATGTCCCTGTGTTAAGGCCTCTTTTGGTAGTAACCCTTTTTTGTACATATCTACCCAATACTGAAACGCTGCTTTCCCTTGTGATGAGTTAAAAGCTGCTTTACCCTCGGTATTTACTAGAGTCACTCCCATTTGTACCAATGATTCCATCACCTCACCGGAATCCTGCGGTACAAACGTCACAAAAAAGGCATATTTGCCAGTCTTATCTTTAATTTGTTGCGCCGCCTGTGCTAGTTCTCCGTAAGTGCTAGGTACTTTAGTGATACCTGCCTGTTTTAATAAATCAGTGTTATAAATGGTTAACCTTGTGGTGAGATACCAGGGAACTCCAAAACTCTTGCCATTGAGTGTACTTGCTTTCCAGATATTTGGTAGATAGGAGGAACGGACTTCATTTGGGACTTTTGTATCTAGATCCAACCAGGCATTTCGTCCAGCAAGTTGGGAAGCAAAATCTGGATTTAAATTAACAACATCAGGTGGCGTATTTGCTGAGACAGCTGTTAAAATTTTGTTCTCCATAGCAGACCAAGGTATATCTTGCCAGTTAACCTTTATACCTGGATTTTGCGATTGAAAATTCGCAATTAGGCTTTGGAAGTAATCGGTAAATTGAGGTTTGAGTTGCATCGTCCAAAACTCAATAGTTGGCGTGGGCGGACGATTAGGCTCAGGGCTACAACTTATCATCCAACTGGTTAATAAGCCAATGAGTGCCAAAGCAGCCAGTTGTTTAAATTTTCGCAATTGAATCATTTTCCCAGTGTTTTTACGCTTGATCAAAGTGAAAAGCTTATGCAGAATTGTCGAGATTATAGGCTAAAAAAATTACCTATTGCCAAGAGCATTCTTTAGTATCGTTTAAATTTTCAATTTAGCAGTCCAGCGGGCACAACTGTGGTAAAAAGCTTCAATAGTCTGTTTGGTAAATCTAATAAAGGGGTGGGCATTGAACTTGCACCAGAACGGGTGAATATAGTTCAACTACGTAAGCAGCGCCAAGGCTTGAAAATAGAATCCTTGACATCAGTACCAGTTCCAGAAGGCATTGTTGCTGATGGTCAAATAGCTGACCCCGCAGCAATGGCGCAATTAATTCAGCAAGGACTGGCTGAGAGTAAAATTAAGGTTTCTCGTGTTGCCACGGGTGTACCGGGACGAGATGCAATCATACGTATAATACCTGTACCAGCTGAATTAGATGATAAAGAACTGCGGGAAATGGTGTTAAACCATGAAGCAGGTTTGTATTTACCTTATCCTCGTGAAGAAGCTGATGTAGATTATCAGAAACTTGGGTATTTTGTAGATGAAGACGGTATTGAAAAGGTACGGGTACTTCTAGTTGCCACTCGTAAGGAGGTGACAGATACATATATTAGTACGTTTGAGCAGGCAGGATTGCAAATCGACGTTTTAGAGATTAGCAGTTTTGCCCTGATTCGGACAATTCGCGAACAACTGCGGCAATTTGGGCCAGAAGAAGCAGCAGTACTAGTTGATATAGAGTTCGACAGCACAGAAATAGCCATCATCGTTAATGGAGTGCCGCAATTTACGCGCACCGTACCTATTGGTACATATCAACTGGAAACAGCTTTAGCCAGATCAATGAGTTTACCCACCTCTCGTGATATGGAACTGTTACAGGGAATGGTTATTACCCCAACTTCCATAGATGGTGGAAAAACTGGCGTTACAGAAATTAATCCTAGTATGGCAGCCTTGTTGAGAGTCTTAGGAGAACTCACAGATGAACTGCGCCGTTCCATCGATTTTTACCTCAATCAAAGTGAAAATTTGGAGGTAGCGCAGATTTTCCTAGCTGGCCCAGGAGGCGGACTGCAACAGCTAGATGAGTTTTTTACTCAAAGATTGAGCTTGCCTGCCACTCAGGTAGATCCTATTGGATCTTTATCCTTGGAAGTCGATGCAGAAAAGTACCCGATGGTACGACGTTCTGGCTTAGGGATAGTACTTGGTCTAGGCATGAGGGAGGTGTAACAGAATGTACAGTTTAGATATTAACTTTCTTAAAGACCGCCCAATTTACCAGGATAACCCTGGGAAAAAGCCAGGAATTAAACTTCCATCTGGAAGCTTAACACCGATTTATATAGGAGTTACTTTAGGTTTGTGTCTTCCAGTTTTTGTGGCAACTGGTTGGTGGATTTTGCAAGCGAAAAATAGTGAATTGGAGCAGAATATAGCACAACTAGATCAGGAGAGCAAGAAATTAGATGCAGAAATAGGAAATATTAATAAAATCCGCGAAGAGACGAAAAAAATTAAAGCAGAAACACAAAGTTTAGTCACTGTATTTGACCAGATTCGTCCTTGGTCAGCGATGTTGCAAGATTTACGCGATCGCATACCAGCAACAGTGCAAATTAATAATGTTAAGCAAATTCCACCCACACCAGCAGCAGAAGGGAAACCACCAAATAATCCTGCTGGGGGAATTGAAATTAACGGATTGGCTCGCTCTTATAATGATGTCAACGATTTTCTGCTGGTACTGCAACAGTCTCGGTTCTTGAAGTCCTCAGAAAGCAAAATTATCTCAGCAAACTTAGTAGATGCACCATTACCGCCAACTTCCAGGACATCCACTACTGTACCAATCAAACCACCTCAAATCGTTAATTACACTATTCAATCGAGTCTAAGTGATGTTCCCGCTTCTGAGTTAATCCGAGAGTTAGAGCAAAAGGGTACAGTAGGTTTAGTGACTCGTATTCGCACTATGCAACAGATAGGAGTCATTCCAAAATGACGGTAAGTGATGATTTCAATTTTGCAGAACAAGCCGGGGAATTAAATTCAGAAACACCAGGTAACTTTGTTCTATTTGGTATTACCTTCACCCCGAAAATTATTGGTATTCTGGCAGGGTTATTTGGAACTGCTGGAGCAGTTTATATACTGCTAAATATGGTGATGCCAGCTTGGGATAACTATCAACAACAGCAAGTGAAAAGCGGCGAGCTGCAAGGACAACTTGACCAAAAGAGAGCCTCTATCAAACAAGCTGACAAGGTAAAAAAAGAACAAGACGAAGCAAAGCAACAAAAAAGCCAAATTTTAGGTTTATTTGCTAATCAGAAAACTTTCTATACCTTGCTATTGGACTTGAATCGCTTGGTTGAGTCTGGCAATGCTCAAACTCCTGTTAATGGAGTCAGAGCCAAACTACAGAAGTTTACGCCATCTTCACAAGAAGCAGAAATAATTACTGATAGTTCTCTAGGGCCACTGGTCAACGGTCAACTCAAACGCAGCAGTGTAAATCTCGAAATAGTGGGAACTTATGAACAAACACAATCCATTATTCGTAATATCGAGCGTTTACAGCCTTTGTTAATAGTTAAAGACTATCAATCAGCATTGGCTCCACCAGATCCGCTGAGAATAGCAGGGCCAGCACAGATTACTACATCGTTCCAACTACAGGCATTGATGCCCCTTACTCCAGAGGACATAGCTGCCGCTAAAGCAGCAGCACCCAAGAAGTAATGACGAAAAGTACTGAGTTTAAGAGAGTTAGGAGTTATACGATTTTGGATTTTAGATTTTAGATTTTGGATTGTGAAAGAGTTAGTGGCTAAGCTTTTGGACAATCCATCTGTCGCAATCATTTTTCAAATTGGTATTAGAAGTTAGGAGTAGGGGCACAAAGCATTGCGCCCGTAGAGGAGTTAGGAGTTGAAAGAAAAATACTCAGCACTCAGCACTAAAAATTGTTGATTAACAAGGTCTTATAAGGTGAGGAATGAACTGTGAAACAGCTTCACGGTAATAGTTTAATATTGGGTGCTGCCGCTTTCGTCTTTTTGGCAGCTCAACCAGCATGGGCACAGACTACTCAAATTAATCAAGTACAGCTAAATCCAGTTGATGGCGGACTTAGCGTTATTTTGAAAACAACCACAGGCGATCGCCCGCAAGTTTTCACGACAAAAAGAGGTAAAACCTTAGTTACAGATATTATTAATACTCAACTGCGCTTACCGCAAGGTAATAATTTCCGTCAAGATAACCCCGCTCCCGGAATTGCCTCAGTTGAAATCGGTCAGCTTGATGCCAATAGCGTTCGTGTGACTGTGACTGGCAGTAACGACACACCTGGCAATCAGCCTGTGGTACGACAGCAAAACGCCATTACCCTCGGTTTTACGCCCTCGGCAGGTACTACAGCATCAGCACCAACACCCACAACACCCGTAACACCAACAACACCAACAGCGCCGCCTGCTTCTACACCAGTCCAGTCTGGTACGAAGCCGGATGTTCTCGTCCCTAACCCAGAAGTCACAATTGACGGCAAAGTTGCTCAGGCAGCTGGGCCAGGTCAACCTGTCAGCCAAGCTCCTCCTTTCTTACCTAGAGCCGTCGCCCCACCAGTAGGAGATATTGCCATTTCTACATCTGATGCTTCTCCTAGCAACATTGACTTGGGTACTCAGGAGCGCGTTCCCCGTTTAGTATTGCGAGATGCACCAGTGCGTGAAGTGTTATCACTGCTTGCTCGTGCTGCGGGTTTAAATCTGGCTTACGTAGGAGGCGCAGCAGCAGGGGGCCAATCTACTGGAGGTCAGCAAGCTACTCCTGCAAATGACGGACAAACAATCTCCCTAGATATAGAAAATGAGCCAGTGCAAGATGTTTTTAACTACGTCTTGCAAATAAGTGGTTTAGAAGCTAATCGCAGTGGTAGGACTATTTTTGTGGGAACTAAGCTACCCAATGCCACCCGTGATATGGTTATGCGTAGTCTGCGACTTAATCAAGTAACAGTCGGGGTCGCCCTCAACTATTTGGTTGGAATGGGAGCAGAAACTGCCGTTAGTCGTGAACGTCAAGTTACCAGCGTTAGTGCTGTGCCTGTGGGCGCTGGAGCATCTCCAATCACCCAAACTCAAACGACCACAGAAACCAGACTGGAAATGCAACGCGCTGATTTTAAAGACTCTAATCCATTACTTAGAGGTTTACAGGCATTAGGAGACGAGCGCACTAATTCCCTGACTTTAATTGGGCCTGCGAGGTTAGTTGAGATGGCAATGGGTCAACTCACTCAGCTTGATATCCGCCGTCGTCAAGTAGCAGTCAACGTCAGAATTATCGATGTTAATTTGTTGAACACCCATGACTACAACGCTAGCTTTTCTTTTGGCATTGGCAAGAACTTCTTCACTAGTGATAGCGGTGCAGCATCTCTGAATTTTGGCGGTTCGAGACCAGCTACTGGTGCTGAAGCGACAAACAGTGTAACTAGTACACCAGTGATCGCAAATCCAATTACAGGACAGCCTTTCCTTGAGCCAAATAGCTCTGTATCGATTCCAGGAACTACCCCAGGTACAGTAGTAGTAGACGCTAACGGCAACATCACTAGAATTGAAAACCCAGGAAGTGGCTCTTTCTATAGACCTGTTGCCCCTACTGGAGACCCCCTACAACCAGGTTTTTCTGATATTACTCCGGCAACTGATAATATTATTACCAGGAACGCTGATGGCACGTCGAGTATCACACAAGGGACTCTTGGTTCAGCTACTACATCTCTTCCCTCTTTATTCCAGTTCCCCAAACGTCTTTTAGCTAGCTTGCAGGCTCAGGTACAAAGTGGCAACGCCAAGATTTTGACTGACCCAACCTTAATTGTGCAAGAAGGGCAAACAGCTAATGTCAACCTCACTCAAGAAGTGGTAGGCAATATTAAAAGGGAAATAGTTCGCGACGCGAATCTTGCCACAGAAACAATTTCAGCTGAGAAAGACCAAGTAGGTTTAACCCTAGCTGTGAAAGTTGAGCGGATTGACGATAACGGTTTTGTTTCTCTATCGGTAGCTCCTGTTGTCAAAGCGCCCCAAGCTCCAGCTACTATCAATGTTGGAGGGGGCGGTAGCCAACAAATATTTTTGGTGTCTGAGCGCTCCCTTAATTCTGGCTTGATTCGCCTGCGAGATGGTCAGACCCTAATTCTCTCAGGCATCATTCAAGATTCAGATCGCACAAGTGTCTCCAAAATCCCTATCTTAGGCGATCTTCCGCTCATTGGTTCGCTGTTTAGAAGTACAAATAGACAAAACCAGCGCAATGAGGTGATTGTCTTGCTTACACCTCAGATTATGGATGATACAGAGAACTCGGCCTATGGCTATAATTACACCCCTAGCCCACAGGTGCGGGACATTCTTGAACGTCGTGGTTTGAACACGCCTAA
Above is a window of Nostoc sp. UHCC 0702 DNA encoding:
- a CDS encoding TIGR02652 family protein encodes the protein MMNPGLQYPIFGPEIQCPHCRQTIPALTLTDTYLCPRHGAFEANPKNGELIHLQSGRHWRRWNNEWYRQHTHPDGIRFEIHEALDKLYTQGYRATRVIIARRYQELMSGYLERSTPWRSGQPEASSARLYGLPVEFSPDSSEDPSWEVINFDLEKEPGVPVRYPYFRLFE
- a CDS encoding gamma carbonic anhydrase family protein; this encodes MSTASYWPSPDFSQAAFVAANAVVIGSVNIAAGASIWYAAVVRADVERIDIGECTNIQDGAILHGDPGLPTILEDHVTVGHRAVVHSAHIERGTLIGIGAVILDGVRVGAGSIIGAGAVVTKDVPPLSLVVGIPGKVLRKVTDTEAAELIEHAERYKKLALVHAGKGSDIGFN
- a CDS encoding photosystem II protein Y — translated: MDGIDFRVVIVLAPVIIAASWAVFNIGAAALRQIQGFLDKEA
- a CDS encoding bifunctional folylpolyglutamate synthase/dihydrofolate synthase — its product is MDIDSLLQSFQRFGVHLGLYRIVKLLANLGNPHHQVPIIHVAGSNGKGSVCAYLSSVLTEAGYRTGRYISPHLVDWTERICLNEQPISSEALSQLLQQVQAAIRPDEESPTQFEVITAAAWLYFAQQQVDVAVIEVGLGGRLDATNVCSKPLVSVITSISREHWQQLGPTVADIAREKAGILKPGCPAVIGPLPPDALLVVRSRIQELQCPIVTPQPARQIAFGWAEYQTSKSDWGLGTGDWGLVEDTKTIKYPLPLQGQIQLTNSAIALATLEILQKQGWQISEEAIINGMVKTKWPGRMQWITWRNQKLLIDGAHNPAAAQVLRDYVDTLDTQTVTWVIGMLSTKEHADIFKALLRPNDRLYLVPVPDHSSAEPVELANLAGEICPELSLCQTDVNLLSALESAFALKNTLVVLCGSLYLIGHFLRINNGE
- a CDS encoding sugar ABC transporter substrate-binding protein; the protein is MIQLRKFKQLAALALIGLLTSWMISCSPEPNRPPTPTIEFWTMQLKPQFTDYFQSLIANFQSQNPGIKVNWQDIPWSAMENKILTAVSANTPPDVVNLNPDFASQLAGRNAWLDLDTKVPNEVRSSYLPNIWKASTLNGKSFGVPWYLTTRLTIYNTDLLKQAGITKVPSTYGELAQAAQQIKDKTGKYAFFVTFVPQDSGEVMESLVQMGVTLVNTEGKAAFNSSQGKAAFQYWVDMYKKGLLPKEALTQGHRHAIDLYQAGETAFLASGPEFLKTIANNAPKVAQASAIAPQLTGDTGKKNVAVMNIVVPRATKNPDAAVKFALFVTNDENQLAFAKAANVLPSTVKALSDSYFKDVPATASTVEKARVISAKQLQQAEILTPTLKDFNKLQKAIYENLQAAMLGEKTVDKAVEDAAQEWNNR
- a CDS encoding pilus assembly protein PilM, translated to MVKSFNSLFGKSNKGVGIELAPERVNIVQLRKQRQGLKIESLTSVPVPEGIVADGQIADPAAMAQLIQQGLAESKIKVSRVATGVPGRDAIIRIIPVPAELDDKELREMVLNHEAGLYLPYPREEADVDYQKLGYFVDEDGIEKVRVLLVATRKEVTDTYISTFEQAGLQIDVLEISSFALIRTIREQLRQFGPEEAAVLVDIEFDSTEIAIIVNGVPQFTRTVPIGTYQLETALARSMSLPTSRDMELLQGMVITPTSIDGGKTGVTEINPSMAALLRVLGELTDELRRSIDFYLNQSENLEVAQIFLAGPGGGLQQLDEFFTQRLSLPATQVDPIGSLSLEVDAEKYPMVRRSGLGIVLGLGMREV
- a CDS encoding PilN domain-containing protein, with amino-acid sequence MYSLDINFLKDRPIYQDNPGKKPGIKLPSGSLTPIYIGVTLGLCLPVFVATGWWILQAKNSELEQNIAQLDQESKKLDAEIGNINKIREETKKIKAETQSLVTVFDQIRPWSAMLQDLRDRIPATVQINNVKQIPPTPAAEGKPPNNPAGGIEINGLARSYNDVNDFLLVLQQSRFLKSSESKIISANLVDAPLPPTSRTSTTVPIKPPQIVNYTIQSSLSDVPASELIRELEQKGTVGLVTRIRTMQQIGVIPK
- a CDS encoding pilus assembly protein PilO; translation: MTVSDDFNFAEQAGELNSETPGNFVLFGITFTPKIIGILAGLFGTAGAVYILLNMVMPAWDNYQQQQVKSGELQGQLDQKRASIKQADKVKKEQDEAKQQKSQILGLFANQKTFYTLLLDLNRLVESGNAQTPVNGVRAKLQKFTPSSQEAEIITDSSLGPLVNGQLKRSSVNLEIVGTYEQTQSIIRNIERLQPLLIVKDYQSALAPPDPLRIAGPAQITTSFQLQALMPLTPEDIAAAKAAAPKK
- a CDS encoding AMIN domain-containing protein; the protein is MKQLHGNSLILGAAAFVFLAAQPAWAQTTQINQVQLNPVDGGLSVILKTTTGDRPQVFTTKRGKTLVTDIINTQLRLPQGNNFRQDNPAPGIASVEIGQLDANSVRVTVTGSNDTPGNQPVVRQQNAITLGFTPSAGTTASAPTPTTPVTPTTPTAPPASTPVQSGTKPDVLVPNPEVTIDGKVAQAAGPGQPVSQAPPFLPRAVAPPVGDIAISTSDASPSNIDLGTQERVPRLVLRDAPVREVLSLLARAAGLNLAYVGGAAAGGQSTGGQQATPANDGQTISLDIENEPVQDVFNYVLQISGLEANRSGRTIFVGTKLPNATRDMVMRSLRLNQVTVGVALNYLVGMGAETAVSRERQVTSVSAVPVGAGASPITQTQTTTETRLEMQRADFKDSNPLLRGLQALGDERTNSLTLIGPARLVEMAMGQLTQLDIRRRQVAVNVRIIDVNLLNTHDYNASFSFGIGKNFFTSDSGAASLNFGGSRPATGAEATNSVTSTPVIANPITGQPFLEPNSSVSIPGTTPGTVVVDANGNITRIENPGSGSFYRPVAPTGDPLQPGFSDITPATDNIITRNADGTSSITQGTLGSATTSLPSLFQFPKRLLASLQAQVQSGNAKILTDPTLIVQEGQTANVNLTQEVVGNIKREIVRDANLATETISAEKDQVGLTLAVKVERIDDNGFVSLSVAPVVKAPQAPATINVGGGGSQQIFLVSERSLNSGLIRLRDGQTLILSGIIQDSDRTSVSKIPILGDLPLIGSLFRSTNRQNQRNEVIVLLTPQIMDDTENSAYGYNYTPSPQVRDILERRGLNTPKR